CATTTATCCAGGACAACTTGAGCCTTCGAATTCAGGGGAATAATTGGGTGAATCCCTTGGAAAAACTTGGACGAGTCCACTTGTGTTTGTCCATTTCGCCATCTGGGTTTCCATAAGATCCAGAGATTTAATCGAGAATCTACACGAAAATTCGTGTagatgaaaaaaagtttcagaCAATTAAAAATATACCGACCAGAATTCAGGATTCAAGGAGGCTACCCATCCAAGTAGTGAACCCTGTTTGGTTtcctgaaaataaaaagaattttccaatattaCCAAGAAttcaataacttgaaaactttgTAATGCGCAGAAGGAGCGTAACTAAGTTTATTTTAAAATGTATGCAGTTATTCTCATTAAGAGAAAGATTAATGTTTCACGTGGAGTAAATGCGGTTTCTCCGGTATTCTAATTGGATGCTTTTTCAGTCACGGTGGTAAATGATGTTTTCAATGAACACTCCTTCTACATCGTGCAAAGCCGAAATGAAAAACCGAACGATAACATCTGAACGAGGACTATCCAttaatttttccatcaaaacgAAACAACACATCATCGTTAACAGCTCGAATCATGAGGCGGTCTCATAACCGAAAACGGGAAATTTTTCATGCTGACGTCCAACTAAATCATCGCCTGCCCAGGTACGGCCCCTGCCGCCCCTAAATTTCAGCGAGCGAAGGAAAAAACGAAATACATTTTTCCAGATTTGTTGACCGCCCCGGCCGCCAGGGGCGAAATGTGGAAAATTCGTCACATATATCATGCCCGAACGCTTTTCCTTTTCGGTTCATATTTTGTGACTCATAAAACGCGGAAAGGGCTTTCTCTGGTCGAATCAGCGGGCGAAAATGGGGGCGAGGGTCCATGAAACCGAAACAAGTTGCGTGAGCTAACGGGGTTGTGTGGATGCgactgaggttttttttttgcccGCGACCACAGGTCGACATCTGGGACCCAACGCGGAAATATGCGGTCGGATCTGCAGTGCCCCGGAATTTGCGGAATTGGGCAGTCTGGACGGGAATCTTTATCGAGTATGGATGTGATAATTTCCCGGCTTAGTATCTGGGTCGAATTTTAATCTGGATACTGGCCCTTTGGTCATGTGAAATTCAAACCACAACAATGCTCCTGTATCTCTATTTTCCCTATTTTCTTTTGCCAAAGTTTGGCGAGAAATTAAATACTATTTCAGAGTGGAATATACTCCTAACCGGATAAAACTTGTCGAACACCGATATTCACAAAACTTTCGGGAAGAATGAACATAGTTTGTTTCACTTCCTCAACGAATAAAGTTCCTGTAAAATGTAGGTATTTTGTCACATCATCAAGCTAGTTTCAATCTTAAAATGATATGTAGTTTTATCATAGTTACAGAATATACACTGTGTGAATGAAAAGTATGGAAAATTTAAAGGGGTTATTTCATgtgaaaaatagtgtgggtcccttatacaaaaaaaaataggtaGGCTTAGATATAGCCCCCTCAAGATTGTATCTGAAAGGCTTTTTCACACACATTCATCATATCATTGAAAAATCAACTTTTTATAGCTTGATTTATTTCGACCGAATAAGTTACCTTATAATTTCTTGTAACGGTCCTAGATAGCAAATTTCTGGCAATTGTTTTTTTTCCAAGATACATGTTTTCCAACAGTAAGATAGAACCCTAATGTTTTTGAAAGATTTGGGCTATCCATGAGGAGAAGACTGGACTCTTGTATACTAGCTAGATGGAGCCATGCATTTTCAAACTTTCTTGtaatatttttgatgaaataaGATTTATTGTTCGATTGCTCTACTCGAggttttttctgaatatatatatttttttgaatgtaagtaatacatttttggttatcaaacaatatagtatgtgtatgagttttagcgaaggttagtgtaacggggtaccatacaatttggagtatgatacaagagcttagggaaaaacctcagtaaaaaaaccctgtctccccgtgagtagtgtagtgatgacaaatatgTTTACAGAATAAGTTTTTAATACtaaagggcttcttttccatcaacaataaaatttctttatcctctcttcatctcgaaattatatctaaaacaaagaaacagagcagaaaacgagaaaaaaaaatgaataataaggctctcatcgaaatttattcaaagACTTGATgattaatgaagaaaaaaataataatcataggtacataacttgtccttcaattacactaggaggaatatcatctcttcgtcaaaaatcttctgctgatcttggtggaggatcacccttgtcgttagaaatgccttcagtattcaaattaatagtagccaaatcttgcttttgactgggagggtgtttcgaccaggtccagtcttccaagtgatgattcttctgttcttcagcgGTTCGAGGAACAATataggacccttatgttggggagtCATCTCCCATAaatatatcagtggttattcagtagaaaattgaaaaaacggtttcaaacttttttcttccaaaatgaataaaaattgtaTAAATGATTTTAATTTTGGAAGGAGGCACTTGCGTATGAGGAGTTTCACTCTGAAGCctcttaagttgtatctgtaaatggaagcaactcattttttcgggttaagatatcatgcccaaataggtaacgacaGATAATAGTAGattgatggtgagatgaacattttgaatacagcaattcttttttaaggaaccgaaaattggctcatgtctccctaacccatgggagagttgaagagggggcgagagagacttgaccataagtttgtttatcaggaaaaacattgaaagaaaacaatttccaatgacgaacgattgtctatgtcaaggttttcaacATCAGAGTATGAAATACTTATGTTcaatttcagagtcactctcacttatttccgagatgttttatacatttttgaacctttgtgtattttcatatttgtttctataattcaaattttttttgaagcaaactattatattagctcagtgcgggaaacttggaccactgattatgtctcccgaccatagcatgggtcaagtctcccgcactcccttttagtcttattcaacagatgttttcttgaaactttttcaactattattaaaaaggcccATCGTTCGCAAAATAATATCAATCAATGAaaccaataaaactaaataacaccacgcacctattaaactttttggacagtgtaacaaacaaaaattgttcaatttctcacttcctaacaacaaaatcacgttcaaacATCTCACTcctgaactgttctgatggcggccaaaatgaagCCGCCACTAGTTTTTCCTTGTAACGGAGTATGTCGATATTTACGATACCGgaagcgcgaaatttgaattgaaatatttgaggtggttcaagtctcctacctgagcaagtctcccggactccccctactaTTTTTTTCTTAAAGAATATAGATGTTAATGCCAGTACGCTACTGTAGTTGTTGAAGACTAGGTATTCAACGTGAAAGAGTCACATTAATGCAAGATTTATTTTTACCGAATCATACATTCAACGTTCGGACTCcaaatattctgaattttttcgcaatatttggaaaacaccctgtatatgatttcGGAAATCAATTTGCATTTTCGAGGAGTAATAACGTTCAGAGTGTAAGAAACTGAAGGTTCTCCAATGAACCTACAACGTTTTTTATTCAAACCAGAGGagttaaaaaattctttactatcaaaaaaagttgaaatttcaacttctGGAATATTAGGTCGAAAACATTTTCCAACAGCTCCCGCAACTCATGAATTTGATTGTTTTCTTACAATTGAACCTCTGTTTCAGGATGCTAATTAGTTGGCAACATGCATACACATGGTTGATTTTGCTTTGGATCTGTACAACAACTAGAGCCTCCTGTCCATCCCACTGCACCTGCGATAAAGATCAGCGGGGGAAACACAAAACGTCCTGTCTGAAGGGAGGAATGATCCAGCTTCCAACGAGAGAACTGGACCCCGCCGTCGAAATCCTCGAAATAGACGCTCCCGCAGAGATCCCCAACTCCCTCACCATCTCCCCCGTCTTTCAGCATCTGAAGCACCTGGAAGAATTGATCGTCAGAAGATCCCAACTGAAACAGCTAGGCATGCACTCCTTCTGGGGCGTGCCTACTATCCGAGTTTTAGACTTTACATTCAACAACCTAACCTCGGTTCTGGACCACAATTTTCGCGGTCTGCTGAATCTAGTCGAGCTGAATCTGGACCACAATCGGATATCGAACCTGCAGAGTGGTGTGTTTAAGCATTTAACGGAGTTACGGATATTGTCATTAAGGTTTAATTTATTAGTGGAACTAGTGCCTAGGATGTTTATGAAACTTGGTAAACTGCACGTGTTGAAACTCAGCGGGAATCCTTTCGAAGAGTTGGACCCCGAGGCTTTCAAGGACATTCCAGTAAGTAGATTGGGAAGTTTTGACCTCCCCgaatacatatttgaaatctgatcaCTAAATCGAATGCTTCTAGACATCTACTTGAGCAGGGAAACATTTTTCTTGttctgtttatttatttatgataaCATCGATTTAAACTATCTATTATATCCATCAATTACTGAAATCATACTAtatgaaatgtctggaaaattTATAATTCATCTGATGTTTTTTGTTAAGATTCAGCAGGAAATCAATTTAAACTTGCAGAGTTTGCCACCTCTAGAATGTAAATTGGTAGCTTCTCGCCAGAAGGAAAAAGCCAGCCTTTAAATTCATTTCTCAAGAACTTTTTCCCTTATATACATTATaccattgaaaattttgatttttgttagCTTAGTACATTTTGAAGAAAAgaaatttcttttcaatttttgctgaaagtaacggtttctgagaaaaaaaaattatcaacaggTAAGTAGCATGAATCGTAAAGGTtgtacatacgaggatatattgaaaaattcttagcctactgtagaaccaaacaaaatttcaattttattactGCGAACCTCCatcgtctctagacctttcaaaacaaatgtttcttcttgctctgcaaaccagacctccacagcttttattaccttctcgttggaagaaaatttacgacattctgaactttttttcagttgtggaaaaagatgatagttggatggagccaaatctggtgaataaggagagtattctagtaattcaaaccctaaataacgaatttttgcatggcaacatgagatttgtgtgcaggggcgttgtcctgaaaaaaaaaacacctggataactttccacgtcttttctcttaaattttttcccgtagagtggtcagtgatgtcgaatagtaatctccggttattgttctatccttatccaaaaaaccaatcatgattactccatggcaatcccaaaaaactgaagcaagaacttttccagcagatttttggacacgaaacttcttaggtcttgaaaaaccagagtgtcgccattccatcgattgttgctttgtttctggatcgtagaaatgtacccaagtctcatccatagtaacaattcggtttaagaagtcttcatcgtttttatcgagcacagatcgaacgcgatgcttctacccttgcacgttttttatgaacattcaaacatttgaggattcattttgcagcaatttttctcatgttcaaattgacttTAACTatttgatgaacgcgttcgtatgaaatattaagtgctcgatactccaattttcacgatttcggtggacatcttctttcttttaatttattgagtaactctggtttacttttttgacctcaaacttcagactgacacttctaatgagttattgttcgttgctatggaaacgcaatattttttatgcatgtaactggtctaggctaactagatatcaatacatcctcgtatattgatGATTTTTGTCAAGGAATCACCATTTAAATTTTTCGCATAACTGAAACGGTTCATTTACACCATGTTTTTGAGGTGATTTCAGTGGGAGTTCTTTAGTTGGAATATCTCATTTCTGATGAGTTCACAAGATCCTCAGAAGAACACCACATATAACATAAAATACCACTTTCCTCTCAATTCTAAAATTTCCCTCGAGTTGAGGCACATAAAACATTCGCGACCTCGATAATAATCATCCCCTTCGAAGCCAATTTCGATCTGTGATGAAAATTTCCAGATCGTATATCGCGCCCCCAGAGTCCCCACGGAAAATAAAAAACGAATAAATATGGCAGATCAAACTTCGCGTAGGTGATCGATCATGGCTTCGAACCAAAACAGCTATCAGATAATAAATCATCCTGCAGCCTTCTGTTTTACGATGCTAGAGGGAGATAAGTTGGAAGCACAAAAATAATAGGTTCGGTTTTTGGGGATCCTCCCTGATGAGTTGGGAGACAGCGGGGTGACTCATGGGAGCGGTGTCAATGAACGGGTTTTTACTTGCTGGAGGAGCTTCGTATTTcaacgttaaaaatctgaaattgGTAGAAATAATTTGATTCAGGACCACCAAAGAGGATCATCATAATTTCATCTGAGGTTTTGCATATTCTACTATTGAAAATTGCTTCGATAGAAATATTCCACAATTTCGATAAATTAATGAGTTAGATATTACAGAAGACTATTTCTAGTACTGCCAAACATTTCAACTGTTCTTGTGAAACCAATAAAACATTTCGCCTACACGATCACAAAGATCTTAAGATATAATCTATCTGAAAGCATTTAATCAACATCTTCTTCATATTCGATGTGTTTTGTACTCTTCTAAGACGATTTCCTGAAGTGATGGACAATCGAATTGCACTAAATCTACATCCTCCACATATCAGGCTTTTTCTCTTATGCAAGAATTACCAGAGGAATCAACGGTTTTATTATTGTTCCTGTATATCACAGTCAAGTAACTCTCAACCTCAGCTCGATCAAGCAGCGATTCGGAGTCATCTTCTCTTGCCTGCTGGGAGGTACATTATTGCTACAAATTAAATTGGTGCCCTTGCTGAGATCCGGATGACAAGTGGGAAAATAATCCTCAACCACTAAAGCGGCGGGGTGAGTTTTCTCCTGACATATGATATTAATGAACTGAACAACAAAGAAGGGATCAAGTATATTGACTGCGCCAGGGGATTTACGTAACAGTTCCGTCGTGAAATAAGTTTCATATTTGTATTGGGAAACCGTAATGAATAATCCCTTCGTTATCTTCAAGTTTCTAACTTTGCTAATTAATCCATCAAGGCGGGAAAACTTTAGGGTGGTATAGTTTTTCGGTAGTGATTACAACTATTGatcgaaatttattttaggAGTCTTCTACGGATGGATCTAGGTTCTTTGTATCGTGAAGTATTTGTGCTTAAATAATTCAGCTAAATGGATTATGAGTTACTCTATCTGCCAACATATTCCTTGTTGACCAAGCAAGTCCTGCATTTTGCTCACTGCGGTACCTATACTTTTGTATTTCTCAATGACGATGCTGTAAGTTCAGCGGAGTAGAAAATTGGCTCCACAAACTGCTGGATAGAGTTTCTCTAATTACCTCCATAGAAGgaatgaatatcaacaagtgttgaTTGAATTGAGCTAGCCGATTTGCTATCGTCAGGGCCACTATagagaaaagcagatgctgaccatggtttcggtctcattcaacctcgtcagagcaacactgCTTCTTGTCGGAAGGAGAAACGTTTGGAATCGATGGACTCCTATTGCAGACTTGTAGACGCTACTGGGTATTATCGAGTAGTAACCAGTATGAAATGGGTGGGAAATATGAGACATatactattgtcttcgtctgggtttcgatctggaggggattgaatcggatctcGCTTCATACTAGGCGgttgctgaaatagacaaaccaacatcgccaaatgagatcagggaaataattagaagtttgaagaagaggaaaactCCCgaaagcgataaaataacgaatgttgtGTTAAAGAAATCACCTAGAAAAGGTAAagctgctctaacaaatatcgcgaatggaattatgaggacagaacactacccggataaatggaaaacagcggaagtcatagtgttcaataaaccattcaaagagaagaagtttccgcAAAACTACAGATCGATAAGTTtttgtcggcgttaggaaaagtagtagaaagaattatagtcACGACGCTAAATGAGGAAATCGAAAATCTGAAGATAATACCAtacgaacagttcagattcagaagcattcaacagagcaacaattattaaggctcacggaatacattacagagggattaaaaaataaacaagctagaggtcttgttttactatacgtcgccagagcattcgacagagtatggcatgaaggattaatatataaaatgagatgtgctggatattcgatcaaaatatgcaagttgatcaggaattatctcaaaaatagaatactttacgtgaaagtggaaggagaatgctccacaacaagagatatagaggctggagttccccaagggtcagtacttgggccacttctgtacaacatatacattcacgatatttcgAAGAATCCAATAAGAatcatgctaacgttatatgctgacgacgcaggcatagcaactcgataccgcaacccagaagtaatagaacgagttctacaagaaacgattgacgaaacaaatgactggtgcataaagtggaaaatcaagctcaatgaaCGAAAGAGCCAAGCAAATTACTTCAGAAGaaaagactgcgacccacaacgaatctagaagttgacggcgaagaaatcgattggaaaaatgaagccaaatatttaaggataacgcttgacaaaagacttacttggaaaagttatatcaaacaagcaatcgacaaaacgaaagcagcgatgctaccctgtgataggaagaagaaggcCGAAagtgacaaaattgaagattattaaagccgttgctaggcctcaactgacttatggatcagtatCCAGgagtttcgcggcaaagagccatatcaaaagaattcaggccacggaaaacaagctgctacgatgtgcaatagatgcatcttggtttgtcaggaatagacagatttatagggacctgaaATTGGGAAACTATAActgaattcatgaacagaaaagccgagaaattattcgaaacagcgaaaaaccatccgaatcaaaaactcaggagactagtggactacgacccagaggaagacaaaaggagaatgcgaatttaccggaatagaccaagagatcaattgagaagagattaaaataagaacagcaacttattgaaaaatccaataaagtgttattcaatagaggataaacacataaatcccaggactatagtgtgcgagaagaaaagccactaagagatgaacggtttataggcaaatgcccggaaccaaaattcaagaagcagttgggggtttttagtgggtctcgagctcaggagagtgagaatccccacactcgTTCCCCCTCAGTAGatggtggttcgtctgacttgcagattttccccctgctacacaaaaaaaaaacgtttttccaccggagaagaagctgtgttgctctggcGAGGTGAAATGGGACCGAAACAATGGTCAGTATCTGCTTTTCTTCAGTGGAATGTTCTCCATTTAGTGGCCCTGATGTTGGccagctcaattcagatcgtaacacttgttgatattcatatcagagggtagtatgcatctgaattaattcttattatagtTCTTTTTGTCCAATTCACAAAAAAGGGCTATTTGTTCCGAATCCACTCACAATGCCTCTTTGTCCTAGATATTGCGGGAGCTTTGTTCATTCTATGGAGCTTTTTGGGTGATGTTTGTGATCCTTGGTTACTAGTTGTTCTTATTTTTCGATTTAGTGTTGCTATAACGTCAGTGGTGGCCGAATAAATCATTCCAAATGAGGAGCTTGGTAACGATGAAGCGAAGGTTCTGATAGTTTCAGTTGAACTCTTGCTCTTACAATCTTTGTGTGAACTCTTCTATTGAATCTTCTCTCACCAATCTTTGATTGATGCGTCCCATTTCAATATATTTGTATGTATTACTTTCTTTTGATGCTTGAATGTATTCATTTTCATCCAGCTGGAATGTTATCATCCTCTGTTTTGCTGCTAGTTATGGACAAGGAAGCATTTTCCAAGTAGAAATTCATTTTGATCCTCAGAGACGAACTTTCATAGAAATCCCATTGTTGATTTCAGAGAAACTCGCCTGCTTCCAGTGCTTCCATACACTTTCTCCCAACCCTATGCCTGTCACTCCCACTCCTCGTCCTATATCAGTAGGAAATACTCCTGCCACGTATTCCCCACGTCTCCTTTGTGCTCATCGGTCCGATTCTCCAGGGAACTTTTTACGAACAAATGGATCCGCTCATCAATTTCCATCTTCCCACATCCTGCCCGGTTCCGATTCCCAATTTGAATACATCTTTCATCGCAGCTATTCCCGATACGGAAAGATTTCCGACTGGATTGACGCGATTACAACAATATGGGTTATTTATAATTGGATTTTGATTCCGCTACGTTGGCGAGAGTGGAATCGGGACTTGGCGGCGCGGAATATTCCTGGATTGTCCGTTATTCCCAGAAGCAGGATATTCCATTGAATGCCGACATTCTGGTGACTTGTTACAGCTTGGCAGTCTCATTATCTGAATTCTTTTACAAGCACCATCTCCCTTCCTTATGATGTAGATCCAGAATTTTTATGTTGGTGTGCCTGCAGTGTCCTGTTGtgaaccttagaacatagaatatcaggaaggacatttttcgaataaatgtgacgggaattgtgctacggaaacggccatattggtcttccaagttctgatttgaaaagtggcagacttggaagtcaaatgattctgatatctgtggccaaatgaacgaagtgatgttttaacttaattttggtaatttggattcttgaaatttgctgtaaataaggattttggatattttatcgtgaataattcataggtaggtgatttttttaagctgaatatcaggtattaattatgagttcctgaatttcatgacataacaaggttatcccatgacaataacactccatgggcgtaggtgatgttaagtcatagaccttaataccattaagtatataaccaagcagtgttaggcggggtgaatttcagctttgattttcaatttgaacgagcttgaaaaagcttctgtctttacgtcagtgctttcctaatttttttgattaatcagaataaACTGAcaattgaagttagttttttggaaacttcattgtcctacgccactgttgaaacggaaatatatgtcggccatatttctcctctattccggtcaaattgaaatgatcaGTATGCTCCTTTCTgctattctatattctaagttGTGAACACACTATAGGTCCTAACTCCACAATTATCCAGCTTAAATTCTACAGGATCGACACTAGTCAAGAGCCCATTGATGGTGGTGAATATAGGAAAAACTGTTTTGGAGTTGACCCCTTTTTTCACCAACACACTTGCCAGAAAGAGAGCACAAACACCCTTTTACTATTCGAGCACAGTGTAGGAAATAAAGCAAGAGTTTCTGGAGATAAGGGAAACCGAAAAAAAGAAACCCTTGAGGAACTTGAGAAAATGGTCCCTACCTTCAAtaaagtttttttaatttctttctcgtttttccaattttcttctGAATAACCAtcggtatatctatgggagatgattccccaacataagggttcTGTAGCGTTCCTTCAACAACTGAAGAAAAGatgaatcatcacttggaagactggacctggtcgaaagaccctcccagtcaaaggCAAGTTTTGGCTATTTTTAATTTAccactgaaggcatttctaacgacgagggtgatcctccaccaagatcagcagaagatttttgacgcagagatgatattcctcccagtgcaattgaaggacaagttatgtacccataattatttatttttttcttcattcatcatcaagtcttcgatacgacaaaactacaagagaccgaaaagtttagtataaaaacaaagcttctttctacattttttcaaattaacagttgctcaccaaaaaaaagttctgcagaaaaacaggtggcagtgttccagaaaaaatatcaccctgtagatcttctatcgaaattgccatgtcacgtggtgagaactctaaaatgtaatatctatgccaaatttcagttgaatattttgtgaagtggtgatactatgagaaaaaaacttgaaaaaaattcaaacttcaacactctgtatctcgaaaacgaaacgtttgcgaccccatgtttatgggactttttttttcttaaactcacttaaggaatctccccttttcgtttgtacgttcaatttaggaacaccctgtatatcttagTTTATAAGAATGATTGAAAATTCATATGTACCTGTACCGTGTTTTTTTCCGGATATTCTgagggttattttgtttttcgaggagcggcacagctcattatgaaaacataaaatggcaatttctttttataagggccgaatcgcaaagaatggtataggaaaagtgtttctttcgacttcaagaatctactgttaaaaaatatttgtacgagtcgaagactcatccTGCACATTTCATCTTTTACTATGGAATTTAACTTTTGAGtttctttcatatttttattcattgtgTTGACTTTGTGATTCGGCAAATTCCGTTAGAGATTGCCCTTCCTGCAATCCTCCTAATAATGAATTTCACCCCCCTATCTAAATTGTTCCCTCGATTCCATTTGCCATTAACACGATGTTATCTTTAAATTACCCTTTGAGGAAACACCCCCTCTAACATTTATTCCCGTTTGCAGGAAGTTCGAACCCTTGAATGCCGAAGCTGTGGGTTGCCCCGGATAAACACCCAAATTTACCACTTGCTGCCTTATTTGAATCATCTCGACCTCGGCAACAACCGAATGCAATTCCTGGAAGCGGACGAATTCACCGACCTGCACAAACTACACAGCCTGAAGCTGGACGGAAACCAATTTCCTGTAATACTAGAAAATACGTTCGTCCACCAGACCCagatgaaatatttgaacgtggCAAGGAATCGACTGGCGAAGATAACAAACACCTCATTCAGGAACCTCACCTCGCTGCAAGAACTGGACATAAGTTACAACAAGCTGGACAAGTTGGAGCCTTTGGCGATGCAGCATGTGGCCGGTACTTTAGAGAAATTCAGCATGA
The nucleotide sequence above comes from Coccinella septempunctata chromosome 4, icCocSept1.1, whole genome shotgun sequence. Encoded proteins:
- the LOC123310949 gene encoding leucine-rich repeat-containing protein 15-like isoform X1 — encoded protein: MFVVPGFQRLKAGGNSLLWLKYASSIASLSLCRGSPGDLLRMLISWQHAYTWLILLWICTTTRASCPSHCTCDKDQRGKHKTSCLKGGMIQLPTRELDPAVEILEIDAPAEIPNSLTISPVFQHLKHLEELIVRRSQLKQLGMHSFWGVPTIRVLDFTFNNLTSVLDHNFRGLLNLVELNLDHNRISNLQSGVFKHLTELRILSLRFNLLVELVPRMFMKLGKLHVLKLSGNPFEELDPEAFKDIPEVRTLECRSCGLPRINTQIYHLLPYLNHLDLGNNRMQFLEADEFTDLHKLHSLKLDGNQFPVILENTFVHQTQMKYLNVARNRLAKITNTSFRNLTSLQELDISYNKLDKLEPLAMQHVAGTLEKFSMSGNNFNLLVIRDVLQTLYKVNELHIAKMGIRELPEHFLPHTIRKLNISCNNFTELTIEMLPKQINELDISHNKLKGLSDRVIAKLDTLKSVNLSSNPWSCDLCHITPILLRVNRTNLFKNSICDSPKYLKGSTLTILQLADLTSCKNSESGNENKQSVLGTNISTLLVGVMCFLVLLSFSVIYVVYSCMRRRTLNMREIEKREREREIASLSDPVAVFSKDNITFKFPLDLTDNKVSVCTIDDIKRHSQTSCIPNGTVI
- the LOC123310949 gene encoding leucine-rich repeat-containing protein 15-like isoform X2; protein product: MFVVPGFQRLKAGGNSLLWLKYASSIASLSLWMLISWQHAYTWLILLWICTTTRASCPSHCTCDKDQRGKHKTSCLKGGMIQLPTRELDPAVEILEIDAPAEIPNSLTISPVFQHLKHLEELIVRRSQLKQLGMHSFWGVPTIRVLDFTFNNLTSVLDHNFRGLLNLVELNLDHNRISNLQSGVFKHLTELRILSLRFNLLVELVPRMFMKLGKLHVLKLSGNPFEELDPEAFKDIPEVRTLECRSCGLPRINTQIYHLLPYLNHLDLGNNRMQFLEADEFTDLHKLHSLKLDGNQFPVILENTFVHQTQMKYLNVARNRLAKITNTSFRNLTSLQELDISYNKLDKLEPLAMQHVAGTLEKFSMSGNNFNLLVIRDVLQTLYKVNELHIAKMGIRELPEHFLPHTIRKLNISCNNFTELTIEMLPKQINELDISHNKLKGLSDRVIAKLDTLKSVNLSSNPWSCDLCHITPILLRVNRTNLFKNSICDSPKYLKGSTLTILQLADLTSCKNSESGNENKQSVLGTNISTLLVGVMCFLVLLSFSVIYVVYSCMRRRTLNMREIEKREREREIASLSDPVAVFSKDNITFKFPLDLTDNKVSVCTIDDIKRHSQTSCIPNGTVI
- the LOC123310949 gene encoding leucine-rich repeat-containing protein 15-like isoform X3; the encoded protein is MLISWQHAYTWLILLWICTTTRASCPSHCTCDKDQRGKHKTSCLKGGMIQLPTRELDPAVEILEIDAPAEIPNSLTISPVFQHLKHLEELIVRRSQLKQLGMHSFWGVPTIRVLDFTFNNLTSVLDHNFRGLLNLVELNLDHNRISNLQSGVFKHLTELRILSLRFNLLVELVPRMFMKLGKLHVLKLSGNPFEELDPEAFKDIPEVRTLECRSCGLPRINTQIYHLLPYLNHLDLGNNRMQFLEADEFTDLHKLHSLKLDGNQFPVILENTFVHQTQMKYLNVARNRLAKITNTSFRNLTSLQELDISYNKLDKLEPLAMQHVAGTLEKFSMSGNNFNLLVIRDVLQTLYKVNELHIAKMGIRELPEHFLPHTIRKLNISCNNFTELTIEMLPKQINELDISHNKLKGLSDRVIAKLDTLKSVNLSSNPWSCDLCHITPILLRVNRTNLFKNSICDSPKYLKGSTLTILQLADLTSCKNSESGNENKQSVLGTNISTLLVGVMCFLVLLSFSVIYVVYSCMRRRTLNMREIEKREREREIASLSDPVAVFSKDNITFKFPLDLTDNKVSVCTIDDIKRHSQTSCIPNGTVI